From the genome of Thunnus thynnus chromosome 1, fThuThy2.1, whole genome shotgun sequence, one region includes:
- the LOC137184605 gene encoding excitatory amino acid transporter 3-like: MDASQGSYDSGFDIRYCFTNRKKCWKYIMDNIFMVSSLAAVVLGIIIGLIVKTQFSISDVDQLYIGFPGEILMRMLQMVTAPLIVTSVITGVSGLSVNTSRKIAARAAVYFVSTTLISVTIGMILVLLVKPGAALTASKSDTEEEEQFSTVDALLDLVRNMVPENLVQACFQQYKTDRLEYEVHTFEPNSSVETNHTEVQLVDHYVDGSNTLGLIVCSFIFGLTLKTMGERGRALVELLSILNEATKYVVDLILCYLPAGVMFMIASHVVEVHDWETTYKLGKFMAVVVIGLIIHAVIVLPTVYLLWVRRNPWTVIKAVSPALLTAVLISSSSATLPLTFQCCEERNNIDRRISRFMLPIGTNVNMDGTALYEVVAAVFIAQLTHINLDLSQLITLGVTAAVSSIGAAGIPATGAVTTLFVLTAIGLPAKEASILVVVEWLLDRCNTVVNVLGDCIGVALVDQLSKRELEKMEEYEQGRTRSDIDADGHVQDGEVHISSAGSFVTI; the protein is encoded by the exons ATGGATGCTTCTCAGGGAAGTTATGATTCTGGTTTCGACATCAGATACTGTTTCACCAACAGGAAGAAATGCTGGAAATACATTATGGACAATATATTTATGGTTTCCAGTCTGGCTGCTGTTGTCCTGG GGATCATTATCGGCTTGATTGTCAAGACCCAGTTCAGTATTTCAGACGTTGACCAACTCTACATCGGCTTTCCAGGAGAAATACTCATGCGGATGCTTCAGATGGTTACTGCTCCCCTCATTGTGACTAGCGTGATAACAG GGGTTTCTGGTCTAAGTGTTAACACCTCCAGAAAAATAGCTGCGCGCGCTGCAGTATACTTTGTCTCCACAACTCTTATATCTGTGACCATCG GAATGATATTGGTGTTGTTGGTCAAGCCGGGGGCTGCTCTCACTGCGAGTAAAAGTgatacagaggaagaggaacagTTCTCCACTGTGGACGCCTTGTTGGATCTAGTACG GAACATGGTGCCGGAGAATCTGGTTCAGGCTTGCTTCcagcag tACAAGACTGACAGGCTGGAGTATGAAGTTCACACGTTTGAGCCAAATTCTAGCGTGGAAACG AACCACACTGAAGTGCAGCTGGTGGACCACTACGTTGACGGATCCAACACGCTAGGCCTCATTGTGTGTTCTTTTATTTTCGGACTGACCCTTAAGACGatgggagaaagagggagagccCTTGTGGAGCTTCTTAGCATCCTCAACGAGGCCACAAAATATGTGGTTGACTTGATCCTGTG CTACTTGCCTGCGGGAGTGATGTTCATGATTGCAAGCCACGTTGTTGAGGTTCACGACTGGGAAACTACTTACAAACTCGGAAAGTTCATGGCAGTGGTTGTTATTGG GCTCATAATTCATGCAGTAATTGTTCTGCCAACGGTCTATCTTCTGTGGGTGAGACGTAACCCCTGGACAGTCATTAAGGCGGTTTCTCCTGCCTTACTAACTGCAGTGCTCATCTCATCCAG CTCTGCCACGCTGCCGCTTACTTTCCAATGTTGTGAGGAGAGAAATAACATTGACCGGAGAATTTCCCGCTTCATGCTGCCCATTGGGACCAATGTTAACATGGACGGAACAGCCCTTTATGAAGTGgttgcagctgttttcattgcCCAACTCACCCACATCAATCTGGATTTGAGCCAGTTAATCACCCTAGG AGTGACAGCAGCAGTCTCCAGCATTGGAGCAGCGGGGATCCCAGCTACGGGAGCGGTCACCACTCTCTTTGTTTTGACTGCAATCGGTTTACCTGCGAAGGAAGCTTCCATTTTGGTGGTGGTAGAATGGCTCCT AGACCGCTGCAACACCGTTGTCAACGTCCTCGGAGACTGCATAGGCGTGGCACTCGTTGATCAACTGTCCAAAAGAGAACTGGAAAAAATGGAGGAATATGAACAGGGCAGGACAAG GTCTGACATTGATGCTGACGGGCACGTCCAGGATGGAGAGGTCCATATCAGCAGCGCAGGCTCTTTTGTGACTATTTAG